A genomic segment from Epinephelus fuscoguttatus linkage group LG17, E.fuscoguttatus.final_Chr_v1 encodes:
- the col9a2 gene encoding collagen alpha-2(IX) chain: MAALSALLKTWVILQTLCLALAQVRGPPGPQGQPGPAGPSGTPGSDGIDGDKGPPGPPGPPGQKGEPGEPGPDGAPGENGIDGLIGAKGDRGPIGSPGPKGQPGPSGEPGAPGPGLPGLSGAPGPIGLPGEIGPSGPKGVIGSPGAPGLPGPPGKPGPPGKFIGGEEGSADFQCPLNCPAGPKGPQGLQGVKGHKGRAGVLGEPGSIGKPGPKGEVGISGEQGIPGPSGPMGLRGYPGMMGPKGEAGPRGYKGINGPVGIPGPPGEEGPQGPPGDAGDKGDKGSRGIQGPQGAVGKKGENGLPGIDGKDGTPGIPGIKGSPGQAGMPGPPGPQGAAGLPGSPGSKGGPGAKGEPGPRGHSGMPGAPGPLGEPGLPGEAGMEGVPGPKGDRGQRGEVGPQGVVGKPGGKGERGPIGIPGAQGLTGTKGDKGFQGKVGSKGDDGDPGVEGLAGEKGEKGLSGEPGPKGQQGIRGDTGHNGPTGDPGKPGDQGPPGLPGPRGLNGERGVPGMPGIQGASGRDASDQHIIEVVLKMLQERLAAVAVSAKRAVLGGAGVMGPPGPPGPPGSPGPQGPHGLTGARGIPGMIGAPGQIGNTGLKGKRGPKGERGDPGKPHPGPPGPPGIQGPPGVDGVARDGRHGERGPQGSAGEAGRPGKAGPSGLPGYCEAAMCLAASAYTSPRLQEAGTIKGPNV; the protein is encoded by the exons ATGGCTGCTCTCTCAGCCTTGCTGAAGACCTGGGTAATACTGCAGACCTTGTGCCTGGCTCTGGCTCAAGTG AGGGGTCCACCTGGACCACAGGGCCAGCCCGGCCCAGCAGGCCCCTCCGGCACCCCTGGATCAGACGGCATTGAT ggAGACAAAGGACCTCCTGGGCCCCCTGGACCACCA gGACAAAAGGGAGAGCCCGGAGAGCCAGGTCCCGACGGAGCACCAGGAGAGAATGGTATTGAT GGTTTGATTGGAGCAAAGGGTGATCGAGGTCCTATCGGGAGCCCGGGCCCCAAG GGTCAACCTGGACCTAGTGGCGAACCTGGAGCTCCG GGACCGGGCCTTCCAGGACTGTCT GGAGCTCCAGGGCCAATTGGACTTCCAGGTGAAATCGGACCATCTGGACCAAAG GGTGTCATTGGATCACCTGGAGCTCCAGGACTCCCTGGACCTCCTGGCAAGCCA GGTCCTCCTGGGAAGTTCATTGGTGGAGAAGAGGGCAGTGCTGACTTCCAG TGTCCTCTTAACTGTCCAGCAGGACCTAAAGGCCCCCAGGGACTGCAGGGAGTCAAG GGACACAAAGGACGTGCCGGTGTTCTCGGAGAGCCTGGCAGCATAGGAAAACCG GGCCCCAAGGGAGAAGTGGGCATCTCTGGAGAACAGGGCATCCCAGGACCTTCG GGTCCGATGGGTCTGAGAGGTTACCCAGGGATGATGGGTCCTAAAGGGGAAGCA GGACCTCGTGGTTACAAGGGCATCAACGGACCTGTAGGAATTCCTGGGCCTCCT GGTGAGGAGGGACCTCAGGGACCACCCGGAGATGCAGGAGACAAGGGAGACAAA GGCAGCCGAGGTATCCAGGGCCCACAGGGCGCGGTTGGCAAAAAGGGAGAGAAT GGTCTGCCGGGTATTGATGGAAAAGATGGCACACCTGGTATTCCTGGAATCAAG ggCAGCCCTGGCCAGGCTGGGATGCCTGGACCTCCTGGTCCTCAGGGAGCAGCG GGATTGCCTGGCAGCCCAGGGTCAAAAGGTGGACCTGGGGCTAAG GGCGAGCCTGGACCCAGGGGTCACTCTGGCATGCCTGGTGCCCCTGGACCTCTG GGTGAGCCTGGTCTTCCTGGTGAGGCTGGTATGGAAGGAGTTCCTGGACCCAAG GGTGACAGAGGCCAGCGGGGAGAAGTTGGGCCACAGGGAGTTGTCGGCAAGCCT GGaggcaaaggagagagaggaccCATTGGTATTCCAGGTGCTCAGGGTCTAACTGGAACCAAAGGagacaag GGCTTCCAAGGAAAAGTCGGGTCAAAGGGAGATGAT GGTGACCCCGGTGTTGAAGGATTGGCTGGCGAGAAAGGTGAAAAG GGTTTGTCTGGTGAACCCGGGCCCAAAGGACAG CAAGGAATTAGGGGTGACACCGGACACAATGGACCCACTGGAGACCCTGGAAAACCTGGAGACCAGGGACCGCCAGGACTGCCCGGTCCTAGGGGACTTAATGGAGAGCGAGGAGTACCTGGCATGCCAGGCATTCAGGGAGCATCA gGACGCGATGCATCTGACCAGCATATTATTGAAGTGGTGTTGAAGATGTTGCAGG AGAGGCTAGCTGCAGTGGCGGTGAGCGCCAAGAGGGCTGTGCTTGGTGGAGCAGGAGTTATGGGACCTCCCGGACCTCCTGGACCTCCAGGGTCACCTGGCCCTCAGGGGCCACATGGCTTAACTGGTGCCCGTGGCATTCCTGGCATGATTGGAGCACCTGGTCAGATTGGAAACACAGGACTTAAAG GAAAGAGAGGGCcaaaaggagaaagaggagaccCTGGTAAACCCCACCCAGGACCACCTGGACCCCCAGGAATACAAG GTCCTCCTGGTGTTGATGGCGTTGCTCGAGACGGTcggcacggcgagagaggaccCCAGGGATCAGCCGGAGAGGCTGGTCGCCCCGGTAAGGCGGGACCATCAGGTCTCCCAGGTTACTGCGAGGCGGCAATGTGTTTGGCTGCGTCAGCCTACACCTCACCGAGACTACAGGAGGCGGGAACAATCAAAGGACCAAATGTTTAG